One genomic region from Ptychodera flava strain L36383 chromosome 14, AS_Pfla_20210202, whole genome shotgun sequence encodes:
- the LOC139150068 gene encoding cornifelin homolog A-like, whose product MEKGATTHQPHKSEDVSLRNRDEPNGDESLQNWNSDVFYCVSEMRSCLCGCFFFPCFQCELAQRMGEPPCVGSCWPCGLSSLRGKMRYDQKIEGNILRDVILSICCGPCVACQLSRELDYIDTQKYYDSL is encoded by the exons ATGGAGAAGGGCGCCACCACGCATCAACCACATAAATCGGAAGACGTGTCGCTGAGAAATCGAGACGAACCCAACGGG GATGAAAGCCTCCAAAATTGGAACAGCGACGTATTCTATTGTGTCAGTGAAATGCGGTCTT GTCTGTGTGGCTGTTTCTTCTTCCCGTGCTTCCAATGCGAGCTTGCGCAGAGAATGGGCGAACCTCCGTGCGTGGGCTCTTGCTGGCCTTGCGGCTTGTCTTCGCTGAGGGGCAAAATGAGATATGACCAGAAAATTGAG GGGAATATTCTGAGAGACGTCATTTTGTCCATTTGTTGCGGACCGTGTGTTGCGTGTCAGCTGTCCAGAGAGCTCGACTATATCGACACCCAGAAGTACTACGATAGTCTTTGA